From Medicago truncatula cultivar Jemalong A17 chromosome 7, MtrunA17r5.0-ANR, whole genome shotgun sequence, a single genomic window includes:
- the LOC25499113 gene encoding protein FANTASTIC FOUR 1 → MSSSLCQGLQSCLEPRLIEPRILTLKLAPPGSNISPSLDQEKPIIINNECEKNDTKSSWSFLQALTETNKIENANGNVYVHPTVKRSSSMLSEKSLEMCTESLGSETGSNAGESSDIDVSLFSSDTRNDVNNNNMNNCVSRRVNKASCNFPPPLTSITDFGGVHVRPHREGGRLILEAIASPSTTPYFHAERVDGRLRLSIFETVFDYDGDDEDYEGEEEEYEEEEVEEGESEKKHKVSVDDYEGDEEKEEEEKEEEGENEKKHEVYGDEVSEEECVEKVEDEMGVTKFGRPRRCKESGNRDFFGDGYFELPSLSLCL, encoded by the coding sequence ATGTCTTCTTCCTTGTGCCAAGGGTTGCAATCTTGTCTTGAACCTCGTTTGATAGAACCACGTATTTTAACGCTCAAATTGGCTCCACCAGGATCAAACATTTCACCTTCTTTAGACCAAGAGAAacccatcatcatcaacaatgaatGTGAAAAAAATGACACAAAATCTAGCTGGAGTTTCCTTCAAGCTTTAACAGAAactaacaaaattgaaaatgcaAATGGTAACGTCTATGTTCATCCTACTGTGAAACGTTCCTCATCAATGCTAAGTGAAAAGAGCTTAGAAATGTGCACTGAAAGCCTTGGGAGTGAAACTGGTAGCAATGCTGGTGAAAGTAGTGATATTGatgtttcattattttcttctgACACAAGAAATGAtgttaacaataacaacatgaATAATTGTGTGTCTAGAAGAGTTAATAAAGCTTCTTGTAACTTTCCTCCACCACTCACTTCAATAACTGATTTTGGTGGTGTTCATGTTAGGCCTCATCGCGAAGGTGGTAGGTTGATATTAGAAGCTATTGCTTCTCCTTCTACTACTCCTTATTTCCATGCAGAACGTGTTGATGGTAGGCTTAGGTTGAGTATTTTTGAGACTGTTTTTGAttatgatggtgatgatgaggattatgaaggagaggaagaagaatatgaagaagaagaagtagaagaaggTGAAAGTGAAAAGAAGCATAAAGTGAGTGTTGATGATTatgaaggagatgaagaaaaagaagaagaagaaaaagaagaagaaggtgaaaatgaaaagaaacatGAAGTGTATGGTGATGAAGTGAGTGAGGAAGAGTGTGTTGAGAAGGTGGAAGATGAGATGGGTGTGACTAAGTTTGGAAGACCAAGAAGGTGCAAAGAAAGTGGGAATAGAGATTTTTTTGGTGATGGATACTTTGAGCTTCCATCTCTTTCACTATGTCTTTGA
- the LOC25499111 gene encoding preprotein translocase subunit SCY2, chloroplastic → MEATATRFSSFYHFHPHNFQPKPNTILHKTRISIFTRNSPSLQRRISVNFSDRLRTNHTPHIQTPILSEQLVPETRGGDGEAIVASPGTLEFKPRMFKNRFLNFVRFGSVINGAAETFFKSEIRRRLFVTAVLIVISRVGYFIPLPGFDRRLIPKDYMSFVSGSSVDELGDFSSELKLSLFQLGNSPQIIASIIMQVFCHVVPSLVKLRKEGLDGHEKIKSYIWWMSLGFAIMEALIVSCYSLPYSIYAASYRFKHVMVTTLLLVCGAMTITWICDTISESGFGQGSSLFICVGILIGYMDTLHKMVTQLSVSAVSWWPYVLAVLGLFTIVTMWAVVVTEGCRKVKLQYYGFKLASAAREQSPITEVEPYIPFNINPAGMQPVLTTSYLLAFPSIVAGLLGSPFWEHVKEMLNPDTSVGAEPWVYYSIYAFFVFLFNIFDIANLPKEIADYLNKMGARIPNIKPGKATIEYLSKVQASTRFWGGLLLSVLATTSSVLDHYLRRTNAGFAIGFTSVLIIVGSIIELRRSYQAYNVMPGLSNALKRYGV, encoded by the exons ATGGAAGCAACTGCAACGCGATTCTCCTCATTCTATCACTTCCATCCCCACAATTTCCAACCCAAACCCAACACGATTCTCCATAAAACTAGAATTTCCATTTTCACAAGAAATTCACCTTCGCTTCAACGCAGAATTTCCGTTAACTTCTCCGACCGACTCCGAACCAATCATACGCCGCACATTCAGACCCCGATTTTGAGTGAACAACTTGTTCCGGAAACTCGTGGCGGCGATGGTGAAGCAATTGTTGCTTCTCCGGGAACCTTAGAGTTCAAACCTAGAATGTTCAAGAATAGGTTTCTGAATTTTGTGCGTTTTGGTTCCGTTATTAATGGTGCTGCTGAAACGTTTTTTAAAAGCGAGATTAGGAGGAGATTGTTTGTTACTGCTGTGTTAATTGTGATTAGTCGTGTTGGTTATTTTATTCCTCTTCCTGGGTTTGATAGAAGGTTGATACCTAAAGATTATATgagctttgtttctggttcaTCTGTCG ATGAACTTGGTGACTTCTCCTCTGAGCTGAAGCTGTCTCTTTTCCAGCTTGGAAACAGTCCTCAGATAATAGCATCCATTATTATGCAG GTATTCTGTCATGTTGTTCCTTCTCTAGTAAAGTTGCGGAAAGAAGGTTTGGATGGGCATGAGAAGATTAAGAGTTATAT CTGGTGGATGTCACTGGGCTTTGCAATTATGGAAGCTCTAATAGTTTCTTGCTACTCACTTCCATACTCAATTTACGCTGCTAGTTACAG GTTCAAACATGTTATGGTGACAACTTTGTTGTTGGTTTGTGGTGCAATGACTATTACATGGATATGTGATACCATTTCAGAATCTGGATTTG GTCAAGGTTCATCTCTTTTCATATGTGTTGGAATACTGATAGGGTATATGGATACATTACACAAAATGGTAACTCAACTTTCAG TCAGTGCTGTTAGTTGGTGGCCTTATGTGCTTGCAGTATTGGGTCTCTTCACCATAGTCACTATGTGGGCAGTTGTAGTAACTGAAGGTTGCAGGAAAGTAAAGCTTCAGTACTATGGTTTCAAACTTGCTTCTGCTGCAAG GGAGCAATCACCTATTACTGAAGTGGAGCCATATATTCCTTTCAATATAAATCCAGCAGGGATGCAGCCTGTTTTGACCACTTCGTACCTCTTGGCCTTTCCAAGCATTGTCGCTGG TTTGCTTGGGTCACCTTTTTGGGAGCATGTGAAGGAAATGTTGAATCCTGACACTTCTGTTGGTGCTGAACCGTGGGTCTACTATTCCATATATGCCTTCTTTGTCTTCCTTttcaatatatttgatatt GCTAACTTGCCAAAGGAAATTGCTGATTACTTGAACAAGATGGGTGCAAGAATACCAAATATTAAGCCTGGGAAGGCTACGATAGAATACCTCTCAAAGGTTCAGGCTTCCACGCGATTTTGGG GGGGTCTATTGTTAAGTGTTTTGGCCACTACTTCAAGTGTTCTCGATCACTATTTACGGCGTACCAATGCTGGATTTGCCATTGGTTTTACATCAGTTCTAATTATT GTTGGTTCCATTATTGAACTTAGAAGATCGTATCAAGCATATAATGTGATGCCAGGCTTAAGCAATGCTTTGAAACGCTATGGTGTATAA
- the LOC25499112 gene encoding mitochondrial Rho GTPase 2 isoform X2, with protein MTKTDRNAVRVVVAGDRGTGKSSLIAAIASESFPDTVLPVLPPTLLPADYFPDHVPITVIDTSSSLEKQNKRNEELKGADVVVLTYACNDSQSFSRLSSYWFRELQKLEVTVPIIVVGCKLDLRDESQQVSLERLMAQLLQEFKNVATCIECSAATLYQVPEVFYFAQKAVLHPVEPLFDHESQALTDKCVRALRRIFVLCDRDMDDALNDAELSDFQVRCFNAPLELPQIADVKTVVQQDVPEGINSHGLTFPGFLYIHNMFLRKGNPETFWAVLRYFGYDNDLKLKDNFLPVPSKTAPDQSVELTGEAVEFLNGIFRLLDTDKDRALKPSEVDKLFCTAPESPWNDAPYNNVTERTDMDYMSLNGFLSQWALMTLLDPPCTLANLIYIGYSGNPAAALRVTRRRSVDRKKQTTERNVFQCYVFGSKNAGKSALLDALLGRPFSNNYTPTTVEKFAANAIELIGGTRKTLVLREIPESEVSKFLSNQDYLAACDVAIFVYDSSDEYSWKKSRDLLEKVAGQGDLTGYRVPCLLIAAKDDLTPYPRAVQDSVKVTLELGIEAPIHVSMKLGDSNNVYNKIVSAAEHPHLSIPETEIGKKRKQYNRLVQNSLIFASVGTAMAVVGLAACRAYAVKKNSSA; from the exons ATGACAAAGACCGATCGAAATGCAGTTCGAGTTGTCGTCGCCGGTGACCGCGGCACCGGAAAATCAAGCCTCATCGCTGCCATAGCGTCGGAGTCATTCCCCGATACCGTTCTTCCCGTTCTTCCGCCTACTCTCTTGCCCGCAGATTATTTCCCCGATCATGTTCCCATTACCGTAATCGACACATCCTCTAG TTTGGAGAAACAAAACAAGCGcaatgaagaattgaaaggtGCTGATGTCGTGGTTTTAACATATGCTTGCAATGATTCTCAGTCCTTTTCGCGATTGAGTTCTTACTGGTTTCGCGAACTACAAAAGTTGGAG GTAACGGTACCTATAATTGTGGTTGGTTGCAAGCTAGATCTGCGAGATGAAAGCCAACAAGTGAGCTTAGAACGTCTCATGGCACAGCTCCTACAAGAGTTCAAGAATGTTGCCACCTGCATTGAATGCTCTGCAGCGACACTATACCAG GTCCcagaagttttttattttgctcaAAAAGCTGTACTACATCCGGTAGAGCCATTGTTTGATCATGAAAGTCAAGCTTTAACAGATAAATGTGTTAGGGCGTTGAGAAGAATATTTGTTCTTTGTGACCGTGACATGGATGATGCCCTCAATGATGCAGAACTAAGTGATTTTCAG GTTAGATGTTTCAATGCACCATTGGAGTTACCTCAAATAGCAGATGTCAAAACAGTTGTACAACAGGATGTACCAGAAGGAATCAACTCACATGGTCTTACTTTCCCAGGATTTTTGTATATACATAATATGTTCTTAAGAAAAGGGAATCCGGAGACATTTTGGGCTGTGTTAAGATACTTTGGATATGATAATGATCTAAAACTCAAGGACAATTTCCTTCCTGTTCCATCTAAGACTGCTCCTGATCAG AGTGTGGAGCTGACAGGTGAAGCTGTAGAGTTTCTAAATGGCATCTTTAGACTATTGGATACCGATAAA GACCGAGCCCTAAAACCTTCCGAAGTGGACAAGCTGTTTTGTACTGCTCCAGAAAG TCCATGGAATGATGCTCCATATAACAATGTTACTGAGAGAACTGATATGGATTACATGTCTCTTAACGGATTCCTATCCCAG TGGGCCCTTATGACATTACTTGATCCACCATGTACCCTGGCGAATTTGATTTACATTGGATATAGTGGTAATCCTGCTGCAGCACTCCGTGTTACTCGTAGGAGATCAGTTGATCGCAAGAAACAAACGACAGAAAGGAATGTGTTCCAATGCTACGTTTTTGGTTCTAAAAATGCCGGCAAATCTGCTCTGTTGGATGCATTATTGGGAAG GCCTTTCTCAAATAATTATACTCCAACAACAGTTGAGAAGTTTGCTGCAAATGCCATTGAATTAATAGGG GGAACTAGGAAAACTCTTGTATTACGGGAGATACCTGAGAGTGAAGTATCGAAATTTCTGTCAAATCAGGATTATTTGGCAGCGTGTGATGTAGCTATTTTTGTGTATGACAG CTCAGATGAATATTCGTGGAAGAAATCCagagatttgcttgagaaggtTGCTGGGCAAGGTGATCTAACTGGTTATAGAGTTCCTTGCCTCCTTATTGCTGCTAAGGATGATCTAACTCCATATCCAAGGGCGGTGCAAGATTCAGTGAAG GTTACTCTGGAGTTGGGAATAGAGGCACCTATTCACGTAAGCATGAAATTAGGTGATTCAAATAATGTGTATAATAAAATTGTTAGTGCTGCAGAACACCCTCATTTGAGCATTCCAGAAACTGAGATTGGGAAGAAAAGAAAGCAATACAATCGGCTTGTTCAGAACTCTCTTATTTTTGCTTCAG TTGGGACCGCTATGGCAGTTGTTGGTTTGGCAGCATGCCGTGCATATGCAGTGAAGAAGAATTCTTCTGCTTAG
- the LOC25499112 gene encoding mitochondrial Rho GTPase 2 isoform X3 — protein MTKTDRNAVRVVVAGDRGTGKSSLIAAIASESFPDTVLPVLPPTLLPADYFPDHVPITVIDTSSSLEKQNKRNEELKGADVVVLTYACNDSQSFSRLSSYWFRELQKLEVTVPIIVVGCKLDLRDESQQVSLERLMAQLLQEFKNVATCIECSAATLYQVPEVFYFAQKAVLHPVEPLFDHESQALTDKCVRALRRIFVLCDRDMDDALNDAELSDFQVRCFNAPLELPQIADVKTVVQQDVPEGINSHGLTFPGFLYIHNMFLRKGNPETFWAVLRYFGYDNDLKLKDNFLPVPSKTAPDQSVELTGEAVEFLNGIFRLLDTDKDRALKPSEVDKLFCTAPESPWNDAPYNNVTERTDMDYMSLNGFLSQWALMTLLDPPCTLANLIYIGYSGNPAAALRVTRRRSVDRKKQTTERNVFQCYVFGSKNAGKSALLDALLGRPFSNNYTPTTVEKFAANAIELIGVSIKGTRKTLVLREIPESEVSKFLSNQDYLAACDVAIFVYDSSDEYSWKKSRDLLEKVAGQGDLTGYRVPCLLIAAKDDLTPYPRAVQDSVKNVIIYLFLT, from the exons ATGACAAAGACCGATCGAAATGCAGTTCGAGTTGTCGTCGCCGGTGACCGCGGCACCGGAAAATCAAGCCTCATCGCTGCCATAGCGTCGGAGTCATTCCCCGATACCGTTCTTCCCGTTCTTCCGCCTACTCTCTTGCCCGCAGATTATTTCCCCGATCATGTTCCCATTACCGTAATCGACACATCCTCTAG TTTGGAGAAACAAAACAAGCGcaatgaagaattgaaaggtGCTGATGTCGTGGTTTTAACATATGCTTGCAATGATTCTCAGTCCTTTTCGCGATTGAGTTCTTACTGGTTTCGCGAACTACAAAAGTTGGAG GTAACGGTACCTATAATTGTGGTTGGTTGCAAGCTAGATCTGCGAGATGAAAGCCAACAAGTGAGCTTAGAACGTCTCATGGCACAGCTCCTACAAGAGTTCAAGAATGTTGCCACCTGCATTGAATGCTCTGCAGCGACACTATACCAG GTCCcagaagttttttattttgctcaAAAAGCTGTACTACATCCGGTAGAGCCATTGTTTGATCATGAAAGTCAAGCTTTAACAGATAAATGTGTTAGGGCGTTGAGAAGAATATTTGTTCTTTGTGACCGTGACATGGATGATGCCCTCAATGATGCAGAACTAAGTGATTTTCAG GTTAGATGTTTCAATGCACCATTGGAGTTACCTCAAATAGCAGATGTCAAAACAGTTGTACAACAGGATGTACCAGAAGGAATCAACTCACATGGTCTTACTTTCCCAGGATTTTTGTATATACATAATATGTTCTTAAGAAAAGGGAATCCGGAGACATTTTGGGCTGTGTTAAGATACTTTGGATATGATAATGATCTAAAACTCAAGGACAATTTCCTTCCTGTTCCATCTAAGACTGCTCCTGATCAG AGTGTGGAGCTGACAGGTGAAGCTGTAGAGTTTCTAAATGGCATCTTTAGACTATTGGATACCGATAAA GACCGAGCCCTAAAACCTTCCGAAGTGGACAAGCTGTTTTGTACTGCTCCAGAAAG TCCATGGAATGATGCTCCATATAACAATGTTACTGAGAGAACTGATATGGATTACATGTCTCTTAACGGATTCCTATCCCAG TGGGCCCTTATGACATTACTTGATCCACCATGTACCCTGGCGAATTTGATTTACATTGGATATAGTGGTAATCCTGCTGCAGCACTCCGTGTTACTCGTAGGAGATCAGTTGATCGCAAGAAACAAACGACAGAAAGGAATGTGTTCCAATGCTACGTTTTTGGTTCTAAAAATGCCGGCAAATCTGCTCTGTTGGATGCATTATTGGGAAG GCCTTTCTCAAATAATTATACTCCAACAACAGTTGAGAAGTTTGCTGCAAATGCCATTGAATTAATAGGGGTGAGTATCAAG GGAACTAGGAAAACTCTTGTATTACGGGAGATACCTGAGAGTGAAGTATCGAAATTTCTGTCAAATCAGGATTATTTGGCAGCGTGTGATGTAGCTATTTTTGTGTATGACAG CTCAGATGAATATTCGTGGAAGAAATCCagagatttgcttgagaaggtTGCTGGGCAAGGTGATCTAACTGGTTATAGAGTTCCTTGCCTCCTTATTGCTGCTAAGGATGATCTAACTCCATATCCAAGGGCGGTGCAAGATTCAGTGAAG AATGTTatcatctatttatttttgacatag
- the LOC25499112 gene encoding mitochondrial Rho GTPase 2 isoform X1, with amino-acid sequence MTKTDRNAVRVVVAGDRGTGKSSLIAAIASESFPDTVLPVLPPTLLPADYFPDHVPITVIDTSSSLEKQNKRNEELKGADVVVLTYACNDSQSFSRLSSYWFRELQKLEVTVPIIVVGCKLDLRDESQQVSLERLMAQLLQEFKNVATCIECSAATLYQVPEVFYFAQKAVLHPVEPLFDHESQALTDKCVRALRRIFVLCDRDMDDALNDAELSDFQVRCFNAPLELPQIADVKTVVQQDVPEGINSHGLTFPGFLYIHNMFLRKGNPETFWAVLRYFGYDNDLKLKDNFLPVPSKTAPDQSVELTGEAVEFLNGIFRLLDTDKDRALKPSEVDKLFCTAPESPWNDAPYNNVTERTDMDYMSLNGFLSQWALMTLLDPPCTLANLIYIGYSGNPAAALRVTRRRSVDRKKQTTERNVFQCYVFGSKNAGKSALLDALLGRPFSNNYTPTTVEKFAANAIELIGVSIKGTRKTLVLREIPESEVSKFLSNQDYLAACDVAIFVYDSSDEYSWKKSRDLLEKVAGQGDLTGYRVPCLLIAAKDDLTPYPRAVQDSVKVTLELGIEAPIHVSMKLGDSNNVYNKIVSAAEHPHLSIPETEIGKKRKQYNRLVQNSLIFASVGTAMAVVGLAACRAYAVKKNSSA; translated from the exons ATGACAAAGACCGATCGAAATGCAGTTCGAGTTGTCGTCGCCGGTGACCGCGGCACCGGAAAATCAAGCCTCATCGCTGCCATAGCGTCGGAGTCATTCCCCGATACCGTTCTTCCCGTTCTTCCGCCTACTCTCTTGCCCGCAGATTATTTCCCCGATCATGTTCCCATTACCGTAATCGACACATCCTCTAG TTTGGAGAAACAAAACAAGCGcaatgaagaattgaaaggtGCTGATGTCGTGGTTTTAACATATGCTTGCAATGATTCTCAGTCCTTTTCGCGATTGAGTTCTTACTGGTTTCGCGAACTACAAAAGTTGGAG GTAACGGTACCTATAATTGTGGTTGGTTGCAAGCTAGATCTGCGAGATGAAAGCCAACAAGTGAGCTTAGAACGTCTCATGGCACAGCTCCTACAAGAGTTCAAGAATGTTGCCACCTGCATTGAATGCTCTGCAGCGACACTATACCAG GTCCcagaagttttttattttgctcaAAAAGCTGTACTACATCCGGTAGAGCCATTGTTTGATCATGAAAGTCAAGCTTTAACAGATAAATGTGTTAGGGCGTTGAGAAGAATATTTGTTCTTTGTGACCGTGACATGGATGATGCCCTCAATGATGCAGAACTAAGTGATTTTCAG GTTAGATGTTTCAATGCACCATTGGAGTTACCTCAAATAGCAGATGTCAAAACAGTTGTACAACAGGATGTACCAGAAGGAATCAACTCACATGGTCTTACTTTCCCAGGATTTTTGTATATACATAATATGTTCTTAAGAAAAGGGAATCCGGAGACATTTTGGGCTGTGTTAAGATACTTTGGATATGATAATGATCTAAAACTCAAGGACAATTTCCTTCCTGTTCCATCTAAGACTGCTCCTGATCAG AGTGTGGAGCTGACAGGTGAAGCTGTAGAGTTTCTAAATGGCATCTTTAGACTATTGGATACCGATAAA GACCGAGCCCTAAAACCTTCCGAAGTGGACAAGCTGTTTTGTACTGCTCCAGAAAG TCCATGGAATGATGCTCCATATAACAATGTTACTGAGAGAACTGATATGGATTACATGTCTCTTAACGGATTCCTATCCCAG TGGGCCCTTATGACATTACTTGATCCACCATGTACCCTGGCGAATTTGATTTACATTGGATATAGTGGTAATCCTGCTGCAGCACTCCGTGTTACTCGTAGGAGATCAGTTGATCGCAAGAAACAAACGACAGAAAGGAATGTGTTCCAATGCTACGTTTTTGGTTCTAAAAATGCCGGCAAATCTGCTCTGTTGGATGCATTATTGGGAAG GCCTTTCTCAAATAATTATACTCCAACAACAGTTGAGAAGTTTGCTGCAAATGCCATTGAATTAATAGGGGTGAGTATCAAG GGAACTAGGAAAACTCTTGTATTACGGGAGATACCTGAGAGTGAAGTATCGAAATTTCTGTCAAATCAGGATTATTTGGCAGCGTGTGATGTAGCTATTTTTGTGTATGACAG CTCAGATGAATATTCGTGGAAGAAATCCagagatttgcttgagaaggtTGCTGGGCAAGGTGATCTAACTGGTTATAGAGTTCCTTGCCTCCTTATTGCTGCTAAGGATGATCTAACTCCATATCCAAGGGCGGTGCAAGATTCAGTGAAG GTTACTCTGGAGTTGGGAATAGAGGCACCTATTCACGTAAGCATGAAATTAGGTGATTCAAATAATGTGTATAATAAAATTGTTAGTGCTGCAGAACACCCTCATTTGAGCATTCCAGAAACTGAGATTGGGAAGAAAAGAAAGCAATACAATCGGCTTGTTCAGAACTCTCTTATTTTTGCTTCAG TTGGGACCGCTATGGCAGTTGTTGGTTTGGCAGCATGCCGTGCATATGCAGTGAAGAAGAATTCTTCTGCTTAG